The sequence CTCAGCTAGTCAAGATGAAATCCAACCAGCTTGCTCACTTCGCCATCCTGGACGCTTTCCCATTGCCACGTCTCCCTAGTTAACAATCAAGATTAAAGGGCACCTGGGTTTTGAAGACCGGCTCCCCTTCCTCCCATCCAATAAGAAGACTTGACCAAGATGCTTAGAATCATTTAATGACTGTTCCAAACACACCCTTAACTGGGCTACAGGTAAATTTCACTGGGATGGAAGCAGATGAACCACCCAATCAAACAGTACATGATTACTCGGTTTCCAGAAATCTGGATACCAGAAAAACTCAGTAGGAAACATCAGGATCACGTAGCCAGAGGTTCCTTgtgattctttctttccttcctcctctcctcttcctccgcCCTGCTAAGGAACTTCTCCAGGGGTACAAATGTTCAGGATGGGAGAAGGGGAAGTCGGCTCCCATATCTCTAGGACAAAGAGGAGTGCTGTGACACCACACCCCCGGGGCAACAAGATGACGTGGAGGTACAGGCCTGGGGCAGGTCTGCTCAATAAATAGACAGTTCCCAGAAGTCTCCACAGTGGGATTAACGGGCCCAGGGATGCTGAACTGCAGAAGCCACCCTCCCGAGGCCGGGCTGTGGCCCGCTCGCTACGTGCTGCACACCAGCACATCTGCAAAGGGTCCCAGGAGGATCTTGTTGAAGATGCAGCGGACCCACACCAGGTAGGTGGTGAAGGGCTTGATGTTCTCAGTGAAGGTGTGGTTCTGCAGGGCCAGGATGTAAGGCACATAGGTGTTCTCCCCCTGCTCCTGCAGCCACACCTCATACTTCACCTCCCTCACCTTCAGGTACTTAAGGTTCCATGGGATCTGCCAGGAGACAGTGAGGCGGGCCTCGGAGGCGCCATGCACTGACGCCTGGCACTGTGCTTCCCGCACCTTGCCTGGATATAGGCCGACTGTCCACTTCTGCTTCCGTGGTCCTGGCCGGCCCTTCACCACGCGCCGTATGGTTTGAATGAGGGATGGGATGTCCACCTTGGTGTCCTGGTAGATTCGGAAGAGCCACTCGGGGTTCCGGCAACAGAGATGCCGTGGGACCTCACGGCTTTGCAGGATACGGGCTTGCTCAGCCCGGTCCAGATGGGTGATGCCCCCCTGGTCCCAGGGCCGCTCAGGGTGTGTGACTGTGTTCTCTGGCATCATGTTCCTCCAGGCTACATACTGGAGGTCCATGCCAGGCAGCATGGCCAGCGTCTTATAGGGAGTGTAGTGGTCGGGATTGACAGCATATGGGAAGAGCTCTACCACAGTTGCCCCACGGGGCAGGAAGAGGGTGGTGACCAGCTGGGCCCCATGCATGCTGACCAGCATGGAGGCGTTGCTGACCAGTCGCACGACATCAGCAAAGGCGTGGTCCTCCAGGGACACTGTCACTGTCttcatctggaactcctgggccaGTGCCAGCAGCAGCTCTGCCTCATTCAGGATGAGTCTGTTCTGGGTTCGGCTAAAGACCAGAATGTACTCCTCGCCGAGAGGGGCTCCTGTGTGACTTACGTTCAGCTTTTCCGTCATGAACCGTGCAAACTGCCGGATCTCATTGCCCGAGACCAGAATGTTGGCTTTCGGGCCCTGGGGCTGGACAAAGCCATACTGGTACCAGGTAGTGATCTTGGAGAGGCCCACAAAAGCATGGGAGAAGCAC is a genomic window of Macaca mulatta isolate MMU2019108-1 chromosome 2, T2T-MMU8v2.0, whole genome shotgun sequence containing:
- the POMGNT2 gene encoding protein O-linked-mannose beta-1,4-N-acetylglucosaminyltransferase 2, whose protein sequence is MHLSAVFNALLVSVLAAVLWKHVRLREHAATLEEELALGRQATEPAPALRIDYPKALQILMEGGTHMVCTGRTHTDRICRFKWLCYSNEAEEFIFFHGNTSVMLPNLGSRRFQPALLDLSTVEDHNTQYFNFVELPAAALRFMPKPVFVPDVALIANRFNPDNLMHVFHDDLLPLFYTLRQFPGLAHEARLFFMEGWGEGAHFDLYKLLSPKQPLLRAQLKTLGRLLCFSHAFVGLSKITTWYQYGFVQPQGPKANILVSGNEIRQFARFMTEKLNVSHTGAPLGEEYILVFSRTQNRLILNEAELLLALAQEFQMKTVTVSLEDHAFADVVRLVSNASMLVSMHGAQLVTTLFLPRGATVVELFPYAVNPDHYTPYKTLAMLPGMDLQYVAWRNMMPENTVTHPERPWDQGGITHLDRAEQARILQSREVPRHLCCRNPEWLFRIYQDTKVDIPSLIQTIRRVVKGRPGPRKQKWTVGLYPGKVREAQCQASVHGASEARLTVSWQIPWNLKYLKVREVKYEVWLQEQGENTYVPYILALQNHTFTENIKPFTTYLVWVRCIFNKILLGPFADVLVCST